Within the Flavobacterium sp. 9R genome, the region TGTAATGTGAAACGTAAGAAAACCAATAGTATTGCATTGGTTTTATGCACAAGGAGACAAGAAAAAACCACTTAATTATTAACGCAAAAAGTTATGAGTAAAGTATCTTATTATACAGCAGAAGGATTAAAAAAGTTAAAAGACGAATTGGATCACCTAAAAGGAGTGATGCGTCCTAAAGCTTCGCAGGACATTGCTGATGCGAGAGACAAAGGAGATTTGTCTGAAAATGCAGAATATGATGCAGCCAAAGAAGCTCAAGGTTTGTTGGAAATGCGTATTTCTAAGCTAGAAGAAGTATATGCTAATGCTAGATTGATTGATGAATCCCAATTGGACATTTCTAAAGTTTTGGTGCATTCTAATGTAAAGATTAAGAATCAAGGGAACGGAATGGAAATGAAATATACCTTGGTAGCCGAAAGTGAAGCGGATTTGAAAACCGGAAAAATATCGGTAACTTCTCCAATCGGGAAAGGTTTGTTGGGTAAAAAAGTAGGCGAAGTAGCTGAAATTACCGTGCCTAACGGAGTATTGAAGTTTGAAATCATTGAAATTTCTCGCGACTAAAAATAATAGTGATGAGTAGTATTTTTACCAAAATTGTAAATGGCGAAATTCCTTGCTACAAAGTAGCAGAAGAGGAGCAATTTTTAGCTTTTTTGGATGTTAATCCGAATGCAGTTGGTCATACGCTTTGTATTCCTAAGCAAGAAATTAACAAACTTTTTGATATGGATGAGGAATTGTACCTCGGGTTGATGCGTTTCTCAAAGAAAGTAGCCGCTGCTCTAGAAAAAACAGTGCCTTGTGAACGAATAGGTATGGCTGTAATAGGACTAGAAGTACCTCACGCGCACGTGCATTTGATTCCGATTAATGAAATGAACGAGATGCGTTTTCAAAATAAAGTCAAATTGACAAAAGAGGAATTCGAAACTTTGGCCACAAAGATTCAACAGAATTTATAAAATCTTTTTTTCATATATTTAAACACGAATAGCAATCTTTGAATGCTGTTCGTTTTTTTTTATACCAATTCTCAATTATGAAAATCTTTTTTTCTTATTGCCTCTTTTTTTGTGCCTTACTAACCTTTGGACAAACGAAAGATAATTTTGTTTTGATAGACGCAAAAATGGCAAAGATTCCAAAATTGTCTACAAAGAACACAAAAAGTATTGCCGATTATATTGCAACTAATTTTAAGTCAGAAAACGAGAAACTAAGAGCAGCTTTTTTTTGGGTAGCATCTAATATTAGTTATGATGTGGCCAATATGGAAAATATTGAATTTAGCGATACTTCGGAACAGAAAATAGATAAAACGTTAACCACCAGAAAAGGAGTGTGTATTCATTATGCGGAACTTTTTAATGCGATTGTGAGTCAATTAGGCTTTGAAGGCGAAATCATTGAAGGATATACCAAGCAATTGGGTAAAGTGGCGTCATTATCTCACGCTTGGTGTGCAGTTAAGAGTGAGGGCAAGTGGTGGTTGTTTGACCCAACTTGGGGTGCAGGCAGCGTAAATAATGGTGTTTTTTCCAAAAAGCTCAATAATTTTTATTTTAAAACACCACCAAAAGCAATGTTAGAAACCCATATGCCTTTTGATTATTTATGGCAATTGTCCCGATATCCTATTAGTAATGCTGAATTTATTTCAGGTAAATTAATAGTCAATCCAACTAAACCAGTTTTTAATTTCGCTGATGAAATTGAGAAGTTAAAACAAAAATCAGAAGAGATTAAGCTATTTGAATGTATTAGCAGAGTGGAAGCGAATGGTGTGTCAACGAAGTTAATAAAAGACTATTTAGAAAATAAAAAGAACGAATTGTCTGGAAAAAGAAACAATCAAGCAGTAGAAAAATTGAACTTGATTGTAGAAGAAAGTAATGCTGCAACAGCTATGTTCAATGATTTTATTTTTTACAGAAATAAAAAGTTTAAACCAACTTTGCCTGATGATACAATTAGGGAAATGATTGCAGCACCCAAAGCAAAAGTAGTAAAATGTCAAAAAGATTTGGATGGTATTGGGACTCTTAACGATAGCAATAGAGCGACTTTGACCGCTTTTCGTAAAAATTTAGCCGACTTGTTATTACAGATTGAAGAGCAGGAAAAATTTGTAAATGAGTATCTTAGTAAAGGCAAACTAGCTCGAAAATCAATGTTTAGCAAAGTAACTTGGTTCGGTTTGCCTGTAAATTAATCTTATTTTGAGTAAATAAAAAAGGGGATTTCAATTTGAAATCCCCTTTTTTATTATGAACTATGAAATTATTTTTTGAATAAACTGATAACGAAAAGCAGTACCCAAGCGCCTCCAGCGGCAATAATTATTTGCCATAGTAGACCGCCGCCGCCAATTCCTAATTTCCCAGCAAGCCAGCCTCCAATGATACTACCAACAATACCCACAATGATATTTCCAAATAAGCCAAAACCACTACCTTTCCATAGTTGTCCGCCTAGCCATCCAGAAATGGCACCGATCAAAAGAAAATACAAAAATTCCATAAGATTGTTATTTAAAGTTAATTAACTAAAATTAACGAAAAAATCAATGCAAATCACAGTAAATCAATTTTTTACAAAAATGAGTTGCATAGCGGTACCTTTTCCTACTTCTGACTGTAATACTTTGATTTTTCCTTTGTGATAATCTTCAACAATGCGTTTGGTTAAAGACAAGCCTAATCCCCATCCTCTTTTTTTGGTAGTATAGCCAGGCTCAAAGATTTTTTTAAATTGATTTTTTGGAATGCCGCTTCCTGTATCTGTGATGGTAATTTTTACACTGTCGTTTTCCTCTTCAATGGCTAAATGTAATTTGCCTTTCCCTTTCATCGCATCAATGGCATTTTTAACCATATTTTCTATGGTCCAGCTATGTAAAGTAGCATTTAGCGGGATCAATATGCTTTTTTGCGTAGCGGAATGAGAAAATTCAATTTGTTTCGAAAAGCGAGATTGCAAATAGTCATAAGAAAGTAACGTTTCGGATACGATATCCATTTGTTCTAGTTTGGGTTCTGAACCAATTTTTGAAAATCGATCTGTAATGGTTTGCAGACGCTCGATATCTTTTTCAATTTCTTTGGTCGTACTTTCTGGGATATCTTCGGTTTTTAAAAGTTCAATCCAACCAATCAAAGAAGACAATGGAGTGCCAATTTGATGCGCTGTTTCCTTGGCCATTCCTGCCCAAAGTTTGTTTTGGGTGGCCATTTTAGTGCTCTTGTAATAATTATAAACTAGAGCAGCAAACAAGACGATGATAAGCAATAAAGCAATAGGATAATATTTTAATTGATTCAAAAGTGAAGAGTTGCCATAATACAGCTTTTGAATTCTTCCTGGGGCATAAACGATGTTAATAGGTTCGTTTTCGCCTTTTAATTTGCTTAAAAAAAGTCTTGATTTTTCAGTGTTTTGAATGATAGTAGTATCGATATTGACGGCATTTATGATACTGTCTTTCTCGGTAAGCATAATAGGAATGGAAGTGTTATTGCTAAAAATGAGTAGCGGCAAATCTACATCGGTGTTTTCATCGGCATTGATTAATGTCTTTTGTGCTTGAGCCCAAAGATTCATTTTTAACCGTTCTTCATTTTTAAATATTTGAAAAAAGGTATAAGTATTCCATAAAATTAAAGAAACCAAACAGAACGAGGAAGCAATAATGATCCATCGAGTGGTGTTTCTTTTATTCGAAAAGTGCATAAGTTTCTTTTTTTAACTATAAATATAACGAATTTATGATGGTTGTATTTTACTTTTGTGAAAACAAAATAGCGCTTTAACTTCAATTTATGGTAACTATAGATCCCAAAAGTATTCCTACCGCTCAGCTACAAGGTTATTTGCAAAGTTCAGTTGGTCCAAGACCCATTGCTTTTGCAAGTACAATAGATAGTAATGGAGTGCCTAATTTATCTCCTTTTAGTTTTTTTAATGTATTCAGTGCCAATCCTCCCATTTTGGTTTTTTCTCCCGCGCGTCGAGTTCGGGATAATACAACAAAACATACCTTGCAAAATGCTGAAGCTACTCGTGAAGTGGTGATAAATGTAGTGAATTATGATATGGTGCAGCAAACTTCTTTGTCGAGTACTGAATATCCAGAAGGAGTGAATGAGTTTTTAAAATCGGGATTTACTCCTATTCCGTCAACAATCGTAAAGCCCTATCGCGTAAAAGAATCTCCTGTGCAGTTTGAATGCAAAGTCACTCAAATTATTCCTTTGGGAACAGAAGGAGGAGCGGGTAATTTAATTTTGTGTGAAGTAGTAAAGTTACATATCGATGAGGCCATTTTGGATAGTAATGGAGCGATTGATCAACACAAAATTGATTTGGTTTCTAGATTAGGAGGAAATTGGTATTCTAGGTCGAACGAAGGTCTTTTTGAAGTTGAAAAACCTTTAAATACGTTGGGTATTGGCGTCGATGCTATCCCTGATTTTATTAGAGAAAGTGCTTATTTTGACGGGAATGACTTAGGTAAATTAGGAAACATAGAAAAAATTCCAACAGAAGAAGAAATTACTATATTTGTAAAAGAAAATTTTGATGTCAAAGCGGTCCTCAGTGCCGACGATATGGATAAGAAATTTCAAAAAGCAAAAGAGTATTTAGTTAACGGAAAAGCTATAGAGGCTTGGAAGTTATTATTAGCCAAAAAGTAAATTTTAAGTATTATGGAAGTTTTAGGAAGAGTAAAAGTAATCAACCCTGTGCAACAAGTAAGTGCTTCTTTTAAAAAGAGAGAAGTTGTAGTAACTACTGATGAGCAATACCCACAACATATTTCGATTGAATTTCAGCAAGACAAAACCGATTTATTGAATAGTTATGCAGTTGGGGAGCCAGTTAAAGTTTCTATCAATTTAAGAGGGAGAGAATGGGTGAGTCCTCAAGGCGAAGTGAAACACTTTAATACTATTGTGGGATGGAGAATTGAGAAACAAGCTCCTGTTGCAGCTGCAGCTCCTGCTCAAGCACCAGCGATGCCAGCGGCAGAAACTTTTGCTCCAGCGACTAATTTTAATGAAGAAGAAGCAGACGATTTACCTTTCTAAAAGAATAAATTTCAAATTCTATATTCCAAATTCCAAAACATTACAATGTGTTGGGATTTGGAATTTTTTTTGACGGCATTTGTAATTAAAGTATCGAACGCAAAAGATGTATCATTTATCTAAAAACTTATTTTTTCCACCTGTTTCTGAGGCAAATGCTGATGGGATATTGGCTATTGGAGGTGATTTATCTCCAGAGCGATTGCAGTTGGCTTATTCAAGTGGGATTTTCCCTTGGTTCGAAGAAGATCAACCTATTATTTGGTGGTCGCCCAATCCAAGAATGGTACTTTTTCTAGAAGATTTGGTAGTGTCGAAAAGTATGCGAAACATTTTGAATCGAAATATCTTTAAAGTCACTTTTAACCAAGATTTTAGAGCGGTTATTGCTCATTGCCAACGAGTAAAACGCGACGGACAAACAGGAACTTGGATTACAAATGATATGATTGAGGCCTATTGCAAATTACACGAATTAGGCATTGCAAAATCAGTTGAGGTTTGGCAAGACAATCAATTAGTAGGAGGATTGTATGGCGTTGATTTAGGACATATTTTTTGTGGGGAGAGTATGTTTTCTTTGGTTTCTAATGCTTCTAAAGTGGCATTTATTGCGTTGGTAAACCATCTTAAAATTAATAACTACCGTCTTTTGGATTGTCAAGTCTATAATGACCATTTAGCCAGTTTGGGTTGTGTAGAAATTGAGCGTGACGATTTTATACGAATATTGAAAAGGTAAATAAAATTTGCCTATCGATTCCTGATCCAACAACTTTCAATATGATCATTTACCATTCCTGTAGCTTGCATATGTGCGTAGATAACTGTTGAGCCTACAAACTTAAATCCCCGTTTTTTTAAATCCTTACTAATTGCATCCGAAATTGGCGAAGTAGCTGGAACGTCTTTCAAGGTTTTAGGGTAATTATCAATAGGTGTATGGTTCACAAAGGCCCAAATGTATTTCGAAAAGCTTCCAAATTCTTCTTGGATTTTAATGAAATTTTGAGCGTTGGTTACAGCGGAATACACTTTCAGTTTGTTGCGAATGATACCTGCATCTTGTAATAATTCTTGAATTTTATAATCAGAATATTGGGCGATTTTTTTATAATCAAAATCGTCAAATGCTCTACGGAAATTGTCTCTTTTGTTTAAGATAGTAATCCAACTTAGGCCTGCTTGAAAGGTTTCTAATAGTAGAAATTCAAATAAAGTAGCATCGTCAAATACAGGTTTGCCCCATTCTTTATCGTGGTAGTTTTGGTATAGTGCACTAGAATTACACCAGCCACAGCGATTTTTTTCATCTATAATTTTCATAGCGTATCTGTATCTTTTGATAAGAACTTTTTAATCAAATGGTGTCCCGCATAAATTACTGGAGTGAGGAGTATAGCAATAGAAAGTTTAAAGGTATAGCCTGTTAATGCAGAACTTAAAAAGGTCTCAAAGTTGATTTTTCCAGGAAGCCAAAAAGCAATTCCTAAAACTATAAAGGAATCAAACAGTTGTGAAACTAGAGTTGAGCCTGTGGTTCTAAGCCAAATCTTAGTATCACCCGTTCGGTTTTTAAAAAACCAGAACACAGTTACATCGATGAGCTGTGATACGAGAAAAGCAATGATACTTCCCACAATAATCCACATACTTTGTCCAAAAACAGCTTGAAATTGATCGTCGTTAACAGGGCTTATTCCTTTAGCAGCGGGAATACTCATAGCTAGTAATAGAATGAGAAACGAATAAGCGATAAGACAGGCCGTGATAAAGGAAAGTTTACGAACGCCTTTCTCTCCAAAATATTCATTGATTAAATCGGTGGTCAAGAATACTATTGGCCAAGGCAAAATACCAATACTCATTACAAAAGGGCCGATTTGGATTAACTTACCTCCAATCAATTCGGCAGTAACAGCATTGGTAATGAAAATCCCTGCGAGAACAACAAAAACAAAATCTTTACGAGTTTTAAACATAGTTTTGAGTTTCTCAAAAATAGCATTTTATTTTGATTTGGTTTCTGTTTCGGAATGCGAACAGTTGTTAAATAAAAAATCCCATTCGACAAACGTAGACTGAACCCAAAAGTTTGGACAAATTTATAATTAATTTTGATAATGATGAGCTCGATATTTAGTCGGGCTCATTTTGTTTAAATTGGACTTGGTTCTGTCGTTATTGTAATAGTTTATATATTCTTTGATTTCCATTTTTAATTGCTTTATTGAGGTGTATTTTTTTAGATAAAACAATTCTGATTTTAATATTCCGAAGAAGTTTTCAATAATTGCATTATCTNAATATATAAACTATTACAATAACGACAGAACCAAGTCCAATTTAAACAAAATGAGCCCGACTAAATATCGAGCTCATCATTATCAAAATTAATTATAAATTTGTCCAAACTTTTGGGTTCAGTCTAAACAAAGGTCTTGGGATTTAATAAAATCTAAAGTCAGAAATTTTTATGAATTCAATACTTTATCTTGTTTGCTGATACTTTCTTGGTGAATCGCTTTGAACATTTTTAAAACAAACTCTTCCGAAAGTCCTTTCTTTTCTCCTTCCAAAATCATTTTTCCTAAAATTTCATTCCAACGATTGTTTTGCAAAACCGCTACGTTCGCTTCTTTTTTCACCTGTCCAATTTCTACAGCCACTTTCATTCTTTTGCTCAAAAGCTCTAATAAATTAGCATCCAACACATCGATATTAGCTCTTAATTTACTCATTTTAGTCATAAACTCATCCGAAACATCGATTTGTTTTCTAACTCTCAAATCTTTGAAAATTTGTTTCAAAGCATCTGGCGTAACTTGTTGTGCAGCATCACTCCAAGCGTTATCAGGGTCTGTGTGTGTCTCGATAATCATTCCGTCATAATTCAAATCCAAAGCTTCTTGCGTCACTTCAAGAATCATATCACGATTTCCTGTAATGTGAGAAGGGTCAATAATCAAAGGCAAATCTGGGAATTTGTTTTGCAATTCAATCGCAATTTGCCATTCTGGAATGTTTCTGTATTTTGTTTTTTCGTAAGTAGAAAAACCACGGTGAATCACCCCTAATTTTTCAATTCCAGCCATATGCAAACGCTCTACACCACCTAACCACAAAGCTAAATCTGGGTTCACTGGATTTTTAATTAAAACGATTTTGTCTGTCCCTTTCAAGGTATCTGCAATTTCTTGAACCGCAAACGGATTAGCCGTAGTACGTGCCCCAACCCATAATACATCAATATCATTTTCTAAAGCCAATTTACAGTGAGCAGCAGTAGCTACTTCAGTTCCCATTAACAAACCTGTTTCTGCTTTGGCTTTTTTCAACCATTTCAATCCTATTTCTCCAACGCCTTCAAATCCACCTGGACGTGTTCTTGGTTTCCAAATTCCAGCTCTAAACACACTTACATCAGAATCTTTCAATTCGTGTGCAATTTTCAATACTTGCTCTTCTGTTTCGGCGCTACAAGGTCCTGCTATCACCAATGGATGCGTCAAATTGAACGCTTCCAACCAATTTCTCATTTCTTTCTTGTTTTCCATTTTTTTAGTTTTTAATCTTTAAAATTATTCTATAGTTTCTTGTGTTAATTCTTTTCTTTTTTACCTACTTTTTGGTGTTCATCCCATTCAAAATGGCTTTAATTTTATTCACACTCTGCATTTCATCAAAAATAGCATCGTATTCTTCGCTTTTCAACAAGTCTTTGAACTGCGTCAAATTAGCAATATACTCCTCCAAACTTTTCACTACGTGCTTTTTGTTTTGTTTAAAAATAGGCGTCCACATCGCGGGCGAACTCTTGGCCAAACGCACGGTACTCTCAAAACCAGAACCCGCCATATCAAAAATATCTTGTTCGTCTTTCTCTTTATTAATGACCGTTTTTCCTAACATAAACGAACTAATGTGCGACAAATGCGATACGTAAGCAATGTGTTTATCGTGGGACTTCGGGTCCATATATCGAATGCGCATTCCTAACTCTTTGAACAATTCGATGGCTTTTTCTTGCAACTTAAAAGTCGTTTTCTCCACCTCACAAATAATATTCGTTTTTCCTTGAAACAATCCTTTTATAGCCGCTGATGGTCCCGAGAATTCCGTTCCAGCAATAGGGTGCGTAGCAATATAATTTCTTCTTCTCGGATGATTCGCTACCGCCTCACAAATAGGCAATTTGGTAGAACCCACTTCAAAAACAATGGTGTTTTCGCCAATATTGTCCAAAACCTCGGGCAACACTTGCAACGCCACGTCCACAGGAACCGAAACAATAACATAATCCGCATCGGCCAAATCCTGCATCGTAGCGGCTTTCTCCACAACCCCAAGCGCCATCGCCTCTTGCAAATGGGCTTCATTTTTATCCATTCCGTAAATAGTCGCTTCTGGGTGTACCGCTTTTATATCCAACACCATCGAACCTCCAATCAAACCTATTCCTATTACGTGTATATTCATTATTATTTTTATTATTAGCTAATCCTGCTATCCGCTATATCTATTGTGGCGAACCCCGCCACAATAGGATGCCGCTACTATCAGGGCTAGGTATTATCTGCTAAAAACGACGAATCGCTTCTTCAATTTTTTCTTCTTTTACACACAAAGCAAATCGGATGTAGCCTTCGCCATTCGAACCAAAAATAGTTCCTGGCGTAATAAAGATGTATTTCTCATACAGTATCTTATCAATAAAATCCTCCGCCGATGTGATTCCTGCTGGGAGTTTAGCCCAAACAAACAATCCAACGCCTTCTTTGTACACCTCACAACCTAATTTCTCTGCCAATGTTTCGGTTAAAATTCTGCGTTTTGCGTAAATCGCATTCATTTCGTCGAACCAAGAAACATCACTCTGCAAAGCCGCAATAGCCCCTTTTTGAATGCCGTAAAACATTCCGCTATCCATATTACTTTTTACTTTCAATACTGCATCAATACAAGCAGCATTTCCAGAAACCATTCCTACGCGCCATCCCGCCATATTAAAGGTTTTGGATAACGAATTCAACTCCAATGCAACTTCTTTCGCTCCTTCAACTTGCAACAAGCTCATAGGTTGGTCGTTCAAAACAAAACTATATGGATTATCATTGACCAATAGAATGTTGTGTTTTTGAGCAAAAGCCACCAGTTTTTCAAACAAAGCCAAATTTCCTCTGGCTCCTGTAGGCATATGCGGATACCCAATCCACATCAATTTTACTTTAGACAAATCCATTTTTTCCAAAGCCTCAAAATCTGGTTCCCAATTGGTGCTTTCTTTCAAGTCATAATATAGTGGCACCGCACCTACTAAATTAGTCACAGAAGTATAGGTCGGATACCCAGGATTTGGAATCAAAACACCATCACCTTCATTCAAAAATGCTAACGAAATGTGCATAATTCCTTCTTTGGAACCCATCAAAGGCAAAATTTCAGTGGTGGTATTTAGGGTCACTTGGTAATTACGCTCATAAAAATCAGCCATCGCTTGTCTTAATTCTGGCAACCCTTGATAGCTTTGATACTGATGTGCATTTTCGTCTTGCATCGCAGCTGTCATTGCGGCAATAACAGCAGGAGCAGGTTTTAAATCAGGACTACCTATTCCCATATTGATTACAGGTTTTCCTTCGGCGGCCAATTGGCGCACTTCTCTTAACTTTGAGGAGAAGTAATATTCTTCAACTATCGCTAAACGTTGGGCAGTTGTTATCATTTTTTATAGCTTTATTCTAAATTGGAATTTTTTATTTTCTAGTTTGGAGATTCAAGTAATGGCTTTGTATTTTTATATTCACCCAAAACTTTAAAATAATGCGCCATAATCGAAACTAATGCTTTGGCCTTGGCGTAATCTTCATATTTTTCGAAAGTCACATCTACAAAAAAAGAATATTTCCAAGGTGTTTCTATTTTTGGCAAGGATTGTATTTTGGTTAAATTGAGTTTACAATCACTCATCACATTCAAAACAGCGGCTAAACTTCCGCGTTTATGGTCCAATTCAAACTTAATGGAGGCTCTATTGATTTCGTCTTCGGAAACAAAAGAATTCTCTTTTTTGAGTATCACAAATCGAGTCATATTGTTCTCGATGGTTTGAATCGAAGGCGCGATAATCTCTAAATTATACATCTCAGCAGCGGTTTCACTAGCGATTGCTGCAATTCCTTTGATTTGATTTTCGTGGATTCTGCGAGCCGTTTCCGCCGTATCTTTATCCTCAACCAATTTGATATTTGGATATTTTTTTAAGAAATCCATACATTGTAATAATGCCATCGGATGCGAATGTACTTCTTGTATATCCTCGATTTTTTGTCCAGGCAAAGCCATTAAATTTTGAATAATATCCAAATAATGTTCCCCTATAATGTGCAAATTATTCTTGTCGATTAGTGCATAATTTGGAATAATCGGTCCCGCAATGGAGTTCTCGATAGCCATTACCGCTTGGTCACTATCTCCCTTCAACAAGCTATCTACTAATTCTTCAAAGGACAAGCATTCATCTACAGACACATTTTGGTAGAAATAATCTTTGGCTACCTGATGGTGAAACGACCCCTTTATCCCCTGAATTGCAATTTTTGTTCTCATATATTCAAAAAAAAATCCTGATTTTCATCAGGATTGTATTGTAGTTTTATTTGTTTTTTTGTCATTCAAATAACCATAGCACAATCCTTACTTCTCAAAGAAGAAATAAAAAGTATAGCTAAAGTAAAAACGGTTATTTGACATTTTGTGTTCTGATTTTCAATAAATTCTTTGGCAAAGATAAAAACTTATTTTGATGTCATCAAAAAAAACAGCATTAATCCCTAACAAAAAAGGATTTCTTTGTGAAATTGATTTTCAATTAACAATCCAATAAAAAAGTTTATAGTAAAGTCTCTTTTTTTATTGATTATTCTTATTAGTTTGAAACAAAAAAACTATTTTTTCATTTTTGGTACTCGTGAAGGCGTATCTTTTCCACTGATTATAGTTTGCGAACTGATGGCAATCGACTTAATAATCTCGGTCATATTATCCATATCCAAAGTACTAATTTCGTCACTTAATTTATGATAATTCGGCTCCACATCCATTTTAGAAGTAGAAATAGTATGCGCTGGAACTCCTAAAGCAGCCAATCTTGCATTATCAGAACGATAAAATAATTGTTGCTCAGGATAAGGGTCTTGATAAAAGTTAAATCCAGAACCCACTAAATTCTTTTGCAAAATAGTTCCAAAATCAGAGCGCTCGAATCCTGTAATATACGCTGAGTTTTTACCCCATTTACTATCGGTTCCAATCATTTCGAGATTGAACATCGCCACGACCTCATCAGCATTGATAGAATTTGAGAAAAAAGAAGCACCGTAACCTCCCGTTTCTTCGCCAGTAAACGCTACAAAAATAAGTGTTCGTGCAT harbors:
- a CDS encoding M28 family peptidase; this encodes MKKISLGLMVLFGLTAQAQSGIQKGEVTRIETELSSDAMEGRALFTPGIEKASVFIEGEFKRIGLTYYKELQSYRQDFLIKDKKANNVIGIIPGKSKPNEYVIFSGHYDHLGMKESGDDKVFNGANDDASGITAVITLAEYFKKKNDNARTLIFVAFTGEETGGYGASFFSNSINADEVVAMFNLEMIGTDSKWGKNSAYITGFERSDFGTILQKNLVGSGFNFYQDPYPEQQLFYRSDNARLAALGVPAHTISTSKMDVEPNYHKLSDEISTLDMDNMTEIIKSIAISSQTIISGKDTPSRVPKMKK
- a CDS encoding prephenate dehydrogenase; protein product: MNIHVIGIGLIGGSMVLDIKAVHPEATIYGMDKNEAHLQEAMALGVVEKAATMQDLADADYVIVSVPVDVALQVLPEVLDNIGENTIVFEVGSTKLPICEAVANHPRRRNYIATHPIAGTEFSGPSAAIKGLFQGKTNIICEVEKTTFKLQEKAIELFKELGMRIRYMDPKSHDKHIAYVSHLSHISSFMLGKTVINKEKDEQDIFDMAGSGFESTVRLAKSSPAMWTPIFKQNKKHVVKSLEEYIANLTQFKDLLKSEEYDAIFDEMQSVNKIKAILNGMNTKK
- a CDS encoding prephenate dehydratase translates to MRTKIAIQGIKGSFHHQVAKDYFYQNVSVDECLSFEELVDSLLKGDSDQAVMAIENSIAGPIIPNYALIDKNNLHIIGEHYLDIIQNLMALPGQKIEDIQEVHSHPMALLQCMDFLKKYPNIKLVEDKDTAETARRIHENQIKGIAAIASETAAEMYNLEIIAPSIQTIENNMTRFVILKKENSFVSEDEINRASIKFELDHKRGSLAAVLNVMSDCKLNLTKIQSLPKIETPWKYSFFVDVTFEKYEDYAKAKALVSIMAHYFKVLGEYKNTKPLLESPN
- a CDS encoding pyridoxal phosphate-dependent aminotransferase, with product MITTAQRLAIVEEYYFSSKLREVRQLAAEGKPVINMGIGSPDLKPAPAVIAAMTAAMQDENAHQYQSYQGLPELRQAMADFYERNYQVTLNTTTEILPLMGSKEGIMHISLAFLNEGDGVLIPNPGYPTYTSVTNLVGAVPLYYDLKESTNWEPDFEALEKMDLSKVKLMWIGYPHMPTGARGNLALFEKLVAFAQKHNILLVNDNPYSFVLNDQPMSLLQVEGAKEVALELNSLSKTFNMAGWRVGMVSGNAACIDAVLKVKSNMDSGMFYGIQKGAIAALQSDVSWFDEMNAIYAKRRILTETLAEKLGCEVYKEGVGLFVWAKLPAGITSAEDFIDKILYEKYIFITPGTIFGSNGEGYIRFALCVKEEKIEEAIRRF